Sequence from the Methylicorpusculum oleiharenae genome:
CTATAATCCCTTTAGCAAGATCGATCTTTCTTCTAAGTCCTATGATATCTGTCTCTTTCGGAGTCAGACGTAAGTGAGATTCAGTCATGCTCATACTCTTGATTCGATCTTGGAATGTGGATCAAGGCTGCGGCAATACTGGAAGTTATACCGGTTGGCGTTTTAGTGACTGGGATTCGAAATATTGCTTTTCCACAGTCTGACAAAGTTTTAAGTTCATCCATGGATAAGGAGGATATGTTCTTAATCTCTTTATCGCTGAGATTGAACCGCCACATAGCTTCCATAGGATTGCTTCTTGAACACTCTCTAGCGAGCATCAAAAATTGAAGGTTGATAGCCTTCAAATCTTCATTCAAAAGACTCATAAACAAAGCCCCTCTATCATTTGATATTAAAATATTCCCAGAGGCACCAAATGATTGGGCCTATGTCGCGTTCCATTTACGAGCATTTCTTTTAATAAGTAATGCACTTTATCTAAATTGATTTATGCAGTCGATATAAAGTCCGCTGCGTTTTTTTTAAACTGCCGTTCTTTGTTATGGGCATGTTATGTAATATCGTGGAGGTTGCTGTTTTTTAGCACCTAAAAATTCGTAGTCCTTGTCAATCCTCGTGGTACGATTTGACCGTGACCCTTTCAAATCATCATGTTTTATGTATGCTATTAACGTCGAAAAAAATAATATCAACAATAAGTTACGAATGCAAATACATTAATTTTTTTTAATTTGGTTTTATGAAAATGGTCTATCCTATTAGCGACTTAGGTTGCGCCGTTTTGCGAATGTCATTCTCTGATTGGCTTGATGTACGCGAACCTGAATTCTTTGATGTTGATGAAGGCGATCTTTACGGTTTTGTTCAACAGATTCCGTCCCTGTATGCTTATTCATTCACCGTAGTCTTAGTGAAGGTCGGCACTACGCTCTTCAAATTAACCGGGAAGCGGCGGAAGGAAGCGTGGGTAACCGGCACGCTGTCCAAACCTGATTACCTAACGGCCTTGATCTTCGACATGACCGAATTAGATTTTCAGACGTTATGCACTAAAGCGAAGGCAAAGCAATTTGAGGCGCTACCGCCACATGAAGTAGTGAAAGCCGCCTACAGCGAATTGGGGCTGACCTTTGTTTCCGAGAGACTGCGTAATGGATTTATCAATGAGGCTATTCATATCGCGCTAAGGGGCCGTCAACGCTCTCTACAAGACAAACGATCAATCAGAGAGCGCGAGGACATCAACATGAAAAAGGCTATTGAATTATTTAAAAACGAACTTCTATTAATAGATGGCTTACTCCCTAAATCGGATATTTTTACAACCGGTGTATTAGCCGGTTCTCTCATAATGCTCGGTCTGAATAAACCAATTACTGAATTTCTGAAACGTTTGAACAATAATCAA
This genomic interval carries:
- a CDS encoding flagellar transcriptional regulator FlhD, with the translated sequence MSLLNEDLKAINLQFLMLARECSRSNPMEAMWRFNLSDKEIKNISSLSMDELKTLSDCGKAIFRIPVTKTPTGITSSIAAALIHIPRSNQEYEHD